A genomic stretch from Chitinophaga agri includes:
- a CDS encoding NHL repeat-containing protein: MSTKAVRFHVEVKDVEITSGHYIVHAIAPPADFSAQQHFTGNTFEHVISGGSQYFAVSVVITSYKQHGQSYSCAMPVSLLATFTLPDAVDVKVCPESSVASIYTFAGMAHVDAHGNVRIAGTERNMKIAYGMKQQLYRTEGIVADMIRQSPNGFETNSYPMFNSLCNLFYYCLTDTKFYEAFLGCVWHPEDVKNENFLQALRHLLHDPFTGASAIYRLLADRPEIYKDSLISMNLPEDRKVPDNWTLTLKLNSSGSKNFIPSGSAFVVFDADDNAWIANNFRAGSGDSGTHCPVYKYDGTPASFSPVQGGGLLGVAFGAAIDPAKAYISFGNFGWGSEYNNPQQGSISRFHKDGRPVSPANGFTIGLSRVQGMEYDRHGNLWMASVGCQDPFAPAPAGLYPFTSEPSAVVVYLKQDDPEKEPARENVVICDEFPIKHTSTSDPVYARTPYLKIFDVTPDNKGNAYVSCIGNYDSEHPDQCVVAAVYKVALEQNRLVVKCSWYSEYTNTRTGQTGYESLRQVAIDGDGNIVVVGVASSRATVLHPDTLKKITYYDVETYNPWGVKIDRKKTVFLANFGRDEGERAGDHTLDLQARFGVTMLRDPADPASAKLLTLPTGGSEVMLANGHPLYGNQTRPGKPILLVKGEPVPTPVRMKCYQPIMRLTSTNIDGAGNLWCMNNWKPAALVDVLSNPGGDGVVIFLGIAAPE, encoded by the coding sequence ATGTCTACAAAAGCAGTTCGCTTCCATGTGGAAGTAAAGGACGTGGAAATCACGTCCGGTCATTATATCGTGCATGCCATTGCGCCGCCCGCAGATTTCTCCGCCCAGCAACATTTTACAGGCAATACCTTTGAACATGTTATTTCAGGTGGTAGTCAGTATTTTGCCGTATCCGTGGTCATTACCAGTTATAAACAACATGGTCAGTCATATAGCTGTGCAATGCCTGTCAGTCTGCTGGCTACCTTCACATTGCCTGACGCTGTTGATGTCAAGGTGTGCCCCGAGTCCTCAGTCGCATCTATATATACCTTTGCGGGAATGGCCCATGTGGACGCCCACGGCAACGTACGGATAGCCGGTACTGAACGCAATATGAAGATCGCCTATGGTATGAAGCAGCAGCTCTATCGCACAGAAGGTATCGTGGCAGATATGATCAGGCAGTCCCCAAATGGATTTGAAACAAACAGTTACCCAATGTTCAACTCATTGTGTAACCTGTTCTATTATTGCCTGACTGATACAAAATTTTACGAGGCGTTCCTGGGATGTGTATGGCATCCGGAAGACGTGAAGAACGAAAACTTCCTGCAGGCATTGCGACATCTGTTGCATGATCCGTTTACAGGTGCCAGCGCTATTTACAGATTGCTGGCTGACAGACCGGAGATATACAAGGACTCGCTTATCTCGATGAATTTACCGGAAGATAGAAAGGTGCCTGACAACTGGACATTGACCTTAAAACTGAATAGTTCCGGGTCGAAGAACTTTATTCCGAGTGGGTCGGCTTTTGTTGTATTCGATGCGGATGATAATGCCTGGATAGCGAATAATTTCAGGGCAGGATCAGGAGATTCAGGTACGCATTGCCCTGTTTATAAATACGATGGCACACCTGCCAGTTTCTCGCCGGTACAGGGAGGCGGTTTGCTGGGTGTAGCATTTGGCGCAGCAATAGATCCTGCTAAAGCATACATCTCTTTCGGGAATTTCGGGTGGGGGTCAGAATATAACAATCCACAACAGGGCAGCATCTCCCGGTTTCACAAGGACGGACGACCTGTTTCGCCGGCTAATGGGTTTACCATCGGGCTCTCCCGTGTGCAAGGTATGGAGTATGACCGTCATGGTAATTTATGGATGGCCTCTGTAGGCTGTCAGGATCCATTTGCGCCGGCGCCGGCAGGTCTTTATCCTTTTACCAGTGAGCCAAGTGCAGTAGTTGTATACCTGAAACAGGACGATCCTGAAAAGGAGCCTGCCAGGGAAAATGTAGTGATCTGCGATGAGTTCCCCATAAAACATACGTCCACATCTGACCCTGTATATGCCCGCACGCCTTATCTGAAGATCTTCGATGTAACGCCCGATAATAAAGGAAATGCCTATGTCTCGTGTATAGGTAACTACGACAGTGAACATCCGGACCAATGTGTGGTGGCGGCTGTCTATAAGGTAGCGCTGGAGCAGAACAGGCTCGTTGTTAAATGCAGCTGGTACAGTGAATATACCAATACCCGCACAGGACAGACTGGTTACGAATCCCTCCGGCAGGTAGCGATTGATGGAGATGGCAATATCGTAGTTGTTGGTGTAGCCAGTAGCAGGGCTACAGTACTACATCCGGATACGCTGAAGAAGATCACCTATTACGATGTTGAAACCTATAACCCATGGGGCGTAAAGATAGACCGGAAAAAGACGGTTTTCCTGGCTAATTTCGGCCGGGACGAGGGAGAACGAGCAGGTGATCATACACTTGACCTGCAGGCCCGTTTTGGTGTGACAATGCTTCGTGACCCTGCTGACCCTGCCAGTGCGAAGCTACTGACTCTTCCCACGGGTGGCTCGGAAGTAATGCTGGCAAACGGGCATCCGCTATATGGTAACCAGACCAGGCCCGGAAAACCAATCCTACTGGTAAAGGGAGAACCCGTTCCCACGCCTGTTCGTATGAAATGTTACCAGCCTATAATGCGGCTGACTTCAACCAATATAGACGGTGCGGGTAACCTCTGGTGTATGAATAACTGGAAGCCTGCTGCCCTGGTGGATGTGCTCAGTAACCCTGGTGGTGATGGGGTAGTGATCTTTCTCGGTATCGCAGCACCTGAGTGA
- a CDS encoding DUF808 domain-containing protein: MASGIFVILDDIATLMDDVSVAAKVATRKTAGILGDDLAVNAEKATGFLSSRELPVLWAITKGSLINKLIIVPIALLLNAFLPVAIKIALILGGFYLAYEGVEKIIEYFFHHADESDEAAADAQQNAKDAEKAKIKSAITTDFILSVEIVIIALGSVLEKSLMTQIVTVSIVAVLATIGVYGIVAIIVRMDDAGYKLIKHSRNKGFLSVLGRLLVKSLPVVIRILGVVGTIALILVAGGIFAHNIEYLHHFMPNLIGIVKEATFGLIAGLLMVLLITGSKKLIALFKR, translated from the coding sequence ATGGCATCAGGCATCTTTGTAATTCTGGATGATATAGCGACACTAATGGATGATGTTTCCGTGGCGGCTAAAGTAGCAACAAGGAAGACGGCAGGTATATTAGGCGACGATTTAGCGGTAAACGCGGAAAAAGCGACTGGCTTCCTCTCTTCACGGGAACTGCCTGTGCTCTGGGCCATCACGAAAGGCTCACTGATCAACAAACTGATCATTGTTCCTATTGCATTACTATTGAATGCGTTCCTACCTGTTGCCATCAAAATAGCACTGATCCTGGGTGGATTTTACCTGGCATACGAAGGCGTGGAGAAAATTATTGAGTACTTCTTCCATCATGCAGATGAAAGCGATGAAGCCGCTGCTGATGCACAACAAAATGCGAAGGATGCAGAGAAAGCGAAGATCAAGTCTGCCATTACCACCGACTTTATTCTCTCCGTCGAGATCGTAATTATTGCCCTTGGTTCTGTATTGGAGAAGTCTCTGATGACACAAATCGTTACTGTGTCTATTGTGGCTGTTCTGGCAACTATAGGCGTATACGGTATTGTTGCCATCATTGTCAGAATGGATGATGCCGGTTACAAACTTATCAAGCATTCCCGTAATAAAGGCTTCCTTTCCGTGCTGGGCCGTCTGCTGGTAAAATCACTGCCGGTTGTGATCAGGATACTGGGAGTTGTGGGGACCATTGCACTGATCTTAGTGGCCGGTGGTATCTTCGCCCATAATATTGAATACTTGCATCATTTTATGCCGAATCTGATTGGGATAGTAAAAGAAGCGACTTTCGGATTGATCGCAGGTCTGCTCATGGTACTGCTGATCACAGGAAGTAAAAAACTGATCGCACTGTTCAAACGATAA
- a CDS encoding amidohydrolase produces MSNQHEHLHNHSCTQCGCNSPLVTALKDELFSKENFAALPTEKNDIETAEPQAIMFYGGTIRPMIDGSVDKVEAVGFADGKVVAAGDQQYVSDYMQQNYPDYTSRELEPGHTLLPGLIEPHVHIIPTALLMSWVDVGAFHEQVLREGYGMTMVSDILKEKVHSVKENEWLLAAGLDPALMPLQDNNRELITINVQLMDDITTAVPLLIMSASMHTMYANTKALYDIFHHPRNTKLREKYLDVFEAYKIATHGRLQEAEQMHPALISIPPAQIVNMFLQSFKYIKQFFDTANQRGVTFLYDAGMNKELKMLLDVYLAVHKRQVRIGAAQIVSDLQQATDLPTYEAPDKYEDVYISHVKVISDGSNQGLTGYQAEPYRCKPEHNYGIFNFGQKETKRPLTPPDEYRAIMEMVIGQKRWPLMLHANGNRAIEFGIEMFKDYIPKPITDTRHRIEHCSLTTQDNLLTMKSLGVSPSFLIGHVGYWGYAFHEAIFRDKSEMLDRCNSALKAGMRITLHSDKNVSPLGPLRMMEQSITRIMEADPALQSLHPDECISASQALTAITYDAAWQCYAENWAGSLKTGHFADFVILQADPLTIQDPYMHIRNIPVLETWVGGLQVYVSQPQEANMSVA; encoded by the coding sequence ATGTCAAACCAACACGAACACCTACACAACCATTCCTGCACGCAATGCGGTTGCAACAGCCCTCTTGTCACTGCCTTAAAGGATGAGCTTTTCAGTAAAGAGAACTTTGCAGCGCTTCCCACTGAAAAAAACGATATCGAAACTGCCGAACCACAGGCGATCATGTTCTATGGCGGCACCATCCGACCTATGATCGATGGCTCCGTAGATAAAGTTGAAGCGGTAGGCTTTGCTGATGGCAAAGTAGTAGCCGCCGGTGATCAACAGTATGTATCAGACTACATGCAACAAAACTATCCGGATTACACGTCAAGAGAACTGGAACCCGGACATACCCTGTTACCTGGTCTGATCGAACCACATGTACACATTATACCTACGGCATTGCTCATGTCATGGGTGGATGTAGGCGCATTTCATGAACAAGTTTTACGTGAAGGATATGGCATGACGATGGTCAGCGACATCCTGAAAGAGAAAGTACATTCCGTCAAAGAAAACGAATGGTTATTGGCTGCAGGCCTGGATCCCGCATTAATGCCCTTGCAGGATAACAACCGGGAACTGATCACCATCAATGTACAGCTGATGGATGACATCACCACAGCAGTACCCCTGCTGATCATGAGTGCGTCTATGCATACTATGTATGCGAATACCAAGGCACTGTATGATATATTCCATCATCCCAGGAATACAAAACTGCGGGAAAAATATCTCGATGTATTTGAAGCCTACAAGATCGCAACCCATGGTCGCCTCCAGGAAGCCGAACAGATGCACCCTGCCCTCATCAGCATTCCTCCGGCACAGATCGTGAACATGTTCCTCCAGTCATTTAAATACATCAAACAGTTCTTTGATACCGCCAACCAGCGTGGTGTCACCTTCCTGTATGATGCAGGTATGAACAAGGAACTGAAAATGCTGCTGGATGTTTATCTCGCCGTACACAAACGGCAGGTGCGTATAGGTGCTGCGCAGATAGTAAGCGATCTCCAACAAGCAACGGACCTGCCAACCTATGAAGCGCCGGATAAATATGAAGATGTATATATCTCACACGTAAAAGTGATCTCCGATGGTTCGAATCAGGGACTGACCGGATACCAGGCCGAGCCCTACAGGTGTAAGCCCGAGCACAACTATGGTATATTCAATTTTGGCCAGAAAGAAACCAAAAGACCGCTGACGCCTCCGGATGAATACAGGGCCATTATGGAAATGGTGATCGGACAAAAACGGTGGCCGCTGATGTTACATGCCAATGGTAACCGTGCTATCGAATTTGGTATCGAGATGTTCAAAGATTACATACCAAAGCCTATTACGGACACACGTCACAGGATAGAACACTGCTCGCTGACCACCCAGGACAACCTGCTTACAATGAAGTCGCTGGGTGTATCACCAAGTTTTCTGATCGGCCACGTGGGCTATTGGGGATATGCTTTCCATGAAGCGATCTTCCGTGATAAGAGTGAAATGCTGGATCGCTGTAATTCGGCTCTGAAAGCAGGTATGAGGATCACCCTGCATAGTGACAAGAATGTAAGTCCGCTGGGACCACTCAGGATGATGGAGCAATCCATTACACGTATTATGGAAGCCGATCCGGCCCTCCAGTCATTACACCCGGATGAATGTATCTCTGCAAGCCAGGCATTAACCGCAATCACATACGATGCAGCCTGGCAGTGTTATGCGGAGAACTGGGCAGGGTCGCTGAAAACTGGTCACTTTGCAGATTTCGTCATTTTGCAGGCGGACCCGCTGACGATACAGGATCCATATATGCATATACGGAACATTCCCGTACTTGAAACATGGGTAGGTGGCTTACAGGTGTATGTCAGTCAGCCACAGGAAGCGAACATGAGCGTCGCATAA
- a CDS encoding DNA-deoxyinosine glycosylase, whose product MSNRIQCFPSLFNEHSKILILGTMPGVESLDAKTYYANESNHFWDFMYRILQPDYPAYQPFDFDTPREERYQFLLSHGVALWDIIKDCVREGSNDSKIADPTFNDITGFLEGKAIKAVLCNGEKPLIYLRRIGQLQHIRIPVVKMNSTSSLNPNNTFIALEEWQHQVTRCLNL is encoded by the coding sequence ATGAGCAACAGAATCCAATGTTTCCCCTCCCTGTTCAATGAACATTCCAAAATTCTTATCCTCGGCACCATGCCTGGCGTGGAATCCCTGGATGCAAAGACTTATTACGCCAATGAGAGCAATCATTTCTGGGACTTTATGTACAGAATACTGCAACCGGATTATCCGGCGTACCAGCCTTTTGATTTTGATACACCCCGTGAAGAGCGTTATCAGTTCTTATTGTCCCATGGTGTGGCATTATGGGATATCATAAAGGATTGCGTACGGGAAGGCAGTAACGATAGTAAGATCGCAGATCCTACCTTTAACGACATCACCGGTTTCCTGGAGGGAAAAGCTATCAAGGCAGTGCTGTGTAATGGAGAAAAACCGCTGATCTATCTCCGAAGGATCGGGCAGTTGCAGCATATCCGTATCCCGGTGGTGAAGATGAACTCCACCAGCTCCCTGAATCCGAATAATACCTTTATTGCACTGGAGGAATGGCAGCACCAGGTGACCAGGTGTCTGAATCTCTGA
- a CDS encoding DUF4256 domain-containing protein — protein MKNTSTIRKKLSADEAATLTATLKTRFEKNRQRHKGIEWEEVAAALKAKPEKLWSLNEMEMTGGEPDVVDHDRKTGEYIFFDCSAESPKDRRSLCYDIEALDSRKENKPEDNVMDMAAAMGIELLNEEQYRALQLLGNFDTKTSSWLVTPPAIRKHGGAIFGDRRYDHVFIYHNGASSYYAARGFRGALRV, from the coding sequence ATGAAAAACACCTCCACGATCAGAAAGAAATTGTCTGCAGATGAAGCAGCGACGCTGACGGCCACATTAAAAACACGTTTTGAAAAGAACAGGCAACGGCATAAAGGTATTGAATGGGAAGAGGTAGCCGCTGCGCTGAAGGCAAAACCGGAGAAACTCTGGTCACTCAATGAAATGGAAATGACAGGTGGTGAACCAGATGTGGTTGATCACGATAGGAAGACAGGTGAATATATCTTCTTTGATTGCTCAGCAGAGAGTCCTAAAGATCGCAGAAGTCTCTGTTATGATATCGAGGCGCTGGATTCCCGCAAAGAAAACAAGCCGGAAGACAATGTCATGGACATGGCCGCTGCGATGGGCATCGAGCTACTGAATGAAGAGCAATACAGGGCCCTGCAGCTACTGGGGAACTTCGACACAAAAACATCCAGCTGGCTTGTCACGCCACCTGCGATCAGGAAACATGGTGGTGCTATCTTTGGCGACCGCCGGTACGACCATGTGTTTATTTATCACAATGGCGCATCCTCCTATTACGCAGCCAGGGGCTTCCGTGGTGCACTGCGGGTATAA
- a CDS encoding DoxX family protein, which yields MTKRNKIIYWIATLWLALGMVSTGLVQLLKSEQEVDFVKNLGYPAYLMTLLGIWKILGVIAVLAPRFPLVKEWAYAGFFFVMSGAIFSHIAAGDAIKEIFPSLLLLTLTVISWYFRPADRKVTQITPAYSPI from the coding sequence ATGACAAAGAGAAATAAGATCATCTATTGGATAGCCACACTCTGGCTGGCATTAGGCATGGTGTCTACCGGCCTGGTACAGTTACTCAAATCAGAGCAGGAGGTGGATTTCGTTAAGAACCTGGGCTATCCGGCTTACCTCATGACATTACTGGGTATCTGGAAGATACTGGGCGTCATCGCCGTACTGGCACCACGTTTTCCGTTAGTGAAGGAATGGGCGTATGCCGGCTTCTTCTTCGTGATGTCAGGAGCGATATTCTCACATATTGCCGCCGGGGATGCTATCAAAGAGATATTTCCTTCATTATTACTATTAACTTTAACTGTCATCTCCTGGTATTTCAGACCAGCAGACAGAAAAGTAACGCAAATCACACCCGCCTATTCACCGATATAA
- a CDS encoding SRPBCC family protein, whose product MELKTKIHAEDNQQELVITREFDLPLELLFKAYEEPEIVAQWMSTNVLKLENRQHGGWQFETRDPKGNVVFRANGVIHEFLPNERIVRTFQMENTPYPAQLEFLEFEALSEETSKLTMKIIYKSRDMRDQMLKLPFAQGLNMAHNKLQDIAGRLNPVHHDKEK is encoded by the coding sequence ATGGAACTGAAAACAAAAATCCACGCTGAAGACAATCAGCAGGAACTGGTGATCACCAGGGAATTTGACCTGCCCCTGGAACTTCTCTTTAAAGCCTATGAAGAACCGGAGATCGTGGCGCAATGGATGAGCACAAATGTGTTGAAACTCGAAAACAGGCAACACGGCGGATGGCAGTTTGAAACTCGTGATCCCAAAGGTAATGTGGTGTTCCGTGCCAATGGTGTGATCCATGAGTTTCTCCCTAACGAGCGTATCGTACGTACATTTCAGATGGAGAATACCCCTTATCCCGCGCAACTGGAATTCCTGGAGTTTGAAGCACTCAGCGAAGAGACCAGCAAACTGACCATGAAGATCATCTATAAATCCCGCGATATGAGAGACCAGATGCTGAAACTGCCTTTCGCGCAGGGACTCAATATGGCACATAATAAACTACAGGATATTGCTGGCAGGCTAAACCCCGTTCATCATGACAAAGAGAAATAA
- a CDS encoding ArsR/SmtB family transcription factor, with protein MILRRDVFQAIADPTRRAILLLLATTQSMTAGAIASNFDTARPTVSKHLQILTECELLKQEQDGREIYYHINARKMKEIADFIEPFRQMWDDRFNKLEDIMKQYKSKK; from the coding sequence ATGATCCTTAGACGAGATGTATTTCAGGCCATAGCAGACCCTACCAGGCGGGCTATCCTGTTATTACTGGCCACGACACAGTCTATGACGGCCGGCGCCATCGCATCGAACTTTGACACGGCAAGACCTACTGTGTCAAAACACCTGCAGATACTCACCGAATGTGAGCTACTGAAACAGGAGCAGGATGGCAGGGAGATTTACTATCACATCAATGCCAGAAAAATGAAAGAGATAGCAGATTTCATTGAACCCTTCCGACAGATGTGGGACGACAGGTTCAACAAACTCGAAGACATCATGAAACAGTACAAATCAAAAAAATAG
- a CDS encoding SDR family NAD(P)-dependent oxidoreductase, translating to MQEFSQQEWDKFYDILQFLSKHPFDSPNNDRLKGLVTKIYKTAKKDLKQAAAIERKEANMTVMAQTGVFRQAMQLSVRKVPEKVIPIPMQQTLRNAIICYACRNLYTELHHHYHRLCPVCAEIHTQKKEQRLSLHNRTALVTGARMKIGYVTALKLLRDGATVIATTRFAADALLSYSKEPDFHVWKDRLFIYSLDLISIPQVEMFLQYVHTNFNSLDIIINNAAQTISYPAAYYKPLIDKKLELGTIAPEDQTRMLVNPLVGAPLKLETNEQLLEQHTFFPAQQTDFFDQPLDLRPSNSWTMKLEEVDTAEVLSANLVNNIAPFMLNSRLKPLLLNSPYQDKYIINVSSSEGQFSYKGKTIYHPHTNMTKAALNMMTRTSGSDYAEHGIYMNSVDVGWVSTGNPIEKRTRLEGKGIVPPLMLEDAAARIYDPIYRGMQGEALSGKLFKDYIEVSW from the coding sequence ATGCAGGAATTTTCGCAGCAGGAGTGGGATAAGTTTTATGATATTTTGCAGTTCCTCAGCAAGCACCCCTTCGATTCTCCCAACAATGACCGTCTGAAAGGGCTGGTGACTAAAATTTATAAGACTGCCAAAAAGGACCTGAAGCAGGCCGCCGCCATAGAGCGTAAGGAAGCTAACATGACAGTAATGGCACAGACAGGTGTATTCAGGCAGGCAATGCAGTTGTCAGTCAGGAAAGTGCCTGAGAAGGTCATCCCCATCCCGATGCAGCAAACCCTGCGTAATGCCATCATTTGTTATGCCTGCAGAAATCTTTATACAGAGCTGCATCATCATTATCACAGGCTTTGTCCTGTCTGCGCGGAAATACACACACAGAAAAAGGAACAGCGCCTGTCCCTGCACAACAGAACGGCGCTCGTCACCGGTGCCCGTATGAAGATCGGGTATGTAACTGCGTTGAAGCTGTTGCGCGACGGGGCGACTGTTATTGCCACCACCCGTTTTGCAGCAGATGCATTACTGAGCTATAGCAAAGAACCTGATTTCCATGTATGGAAAGACCGGCTGTTTATTTATAGCCTGGATCTTATTTCTATCCCACAGGTAGAAATGTTCCTGCAATATGTGCACACTAACTTCAACAGCCTGGATATTATTATTAATAATGCCGCGCAGACGATCTCTTATCCTGCTGCCTATTACAAGCCACTGATAGATAAGAAGCTGGAGTTAGGTACAATCGCACCCGAAGACCAGACCAGGATGCTGGTGAATCCGCTGGTAGGAGCGCCGCTGAAGCTTGAAACGAATGAACAGTTACTCGAACAGCATACTTTCTTCCCTGCTCAGCAGACTGATTTCTTTGACCAGCCACTGGATCTGCGGCCCAGTAACTCCTGGACCATGAAGCTGGAAGAAGTGGATACCGCAGAAGTCCTGTCAGCGAACCTGGTGAATAATATTGCGCCGTTTATGCTGAACAGCCGTCTGAAGCCACTACTGCTTAACTCTCCCTACCAGGATAAATATATTATCAACGTAAGTTCCTCCGAAGGTCAGTTCAGCTATAAAGGCAAGACGATCTATCACCCGCATACCAATATGACAAAGGCGGCATTGAATATGATGACCCGCACGAGTGGTAGCGATTATGCGGAACACGGTATCTATATGAACAGCGTGGACGTAGGTTGGGTATCTACGGGTAATCCGATAGAGAAACGTACACGTCTGGAAGGAAAAGGCATTGTACCGCCGTTGATGTTAGAAGACGCTGCTGCCCGCATTTATGACCCCATATACAGGGGAATGCAGGGCGAAGCGTTGTCCGGAAAGCTCTTCAAGGATTACATAGAGGTAAGCTGGTAA
- a CDS encoding HYC_CC_PP family protein, with protein MKKVLALILAVFYMATSTGATLHVHYCMGKLVDVQLWKSDVKKSCSKCGTESGKKNCVRKCCKDTHKTVKLEKDQKTAERMVEAMQFTALVTPVDYIALSPVFTSSIVEEYPVSNAPPRSSKIQLHILHCLFLI; from the coding sequence ATGAAGAAAGTCCTTGCACTCATATTAGCTGTCTTTTACATGGCGACATCCACCGGAGCCACCCTGCACGTGCACTACTGCATGGGTAAGCTGGTTGATGTACAGCTGTGGAAAAGTGATGTGAAGAAGTCCTGCAGCAAATGCGGTACTGAGTCGGGTAAAAAGAACTGCGTAAGAAAGTGCTGTAAGGACACGCATAAAACTGTGAAGCTGGAAAAAGACCAGAAGACTGCGGAACGGATGGTGGAAGCCATGCAGTTTACCGCACTGGTAACACCGGTTGACTATATTGCACTTTCACCTGTTTTTACTTCTTCCATTGTGGAAGAGTATCCTGTTAGTAATGCTCCGCCCCGGAGTAGTAAGATACAGCTTCATATCCTGCATTGTCTTTTCCTGATCTGA
- a CDS encoding heavy-metal-associated domain-containing protein, with product MKQVLSLLIVMISFLSTSGAFAQSAKTASFKVYGNCGMCKSRVEKALVTEGISKAEWNVNTKMMKVSYDPAKISEDAIQQRVAAVGHDTDKAAATDAVYAKLPGCCQYTRKGAPAGSEAPAHPHK from the coding sequence ATGAAACAAGTACTGTCTCTTTTAATCGTTATGATTTCTTTTCTGAGTACATCCGGCGCGTTTGCACAATCTGCAAAAACGGCTTCCTTCAAGGTATATGGCAACTGCGGTATGTGCAAAAGCCGCGTAGAGAAAGCCCTGGTTACGGAGGGCATTTCAAAGGCTGAATGGAATGTCAATACTAAAATGATGAAGGTGTCTTATGATCCGGCAAAGATCAGTGAAGATGCCATCCAGCAGCGTGTTGCCGCAGTTGGGCACGATACGGACAAGGCTGCTGCTACTGATGCCGTATACGCTAAACTTCCAGGATGCTGCCAGTACACCCGTAAAGGAGCTCCGGCCGGCAGTGAAGCACCCGCACATCCGCATAAATAA
- a CDS encoding efflux RND transporter permease subunit has protein sequence MIHRIIEWSLRNRFIVLVMALALFAWGVFSVKKNPVDAIPDLSENQVIVFTEWMGRGPQLIEDQVTYPLVTNLQGLPKIKYVRGSSMFGMSFIYVIFNDDVDIYWARERVLERLSTVSRTLPAGVTPQLGPDGTGVGHILWYTLDAPEMDLGEQRALQDWYVKFALQNVEGVSEIASFGGFQKQYQITLIPNKLLYYKLSVADVINAVRTNNNESGGRKFELSDIGYIIKTSGYLKSVEEIANIAVATQGGIPVRVADIAAVQMTGETRLGIFDQDGEGERVGGIVVMRYGENAAAVIDKVKAKMQEVARGFPQGVKFDIVYDRGELIKESVDAIRHTLIEEMIVVSVVVIIFLFHWRSALSIIIQIPITLAASFILLNLFGISSNIMSLTGIALAIGVIVDNGIIMSENAYKNLSERYAQWQQQQKK, from the coding sequence ATGATACATCGTATTATTGAATGGTCACTGCGTAACCGGTTTATTGTGCTGGTGATGGCACTTGCTTTATTTGCCTGGGGCGTATTTTCCGTGAAAAAGAACCCTGTTGACGCTATCCCTGACCTGTCGGAAAACCAGGTGATCGTATTTACAGAATGGATGGGCCGTGGCCCTCAGCTGATCGAAGATCAGGTCACCTACCCACTGGTGACAAACCTGCAGGGGCTCCCTAAGATTAAATATGTACGGGGTTCTTCTATGTTCGGTATGAGTTTTATCTATGTCATTTTCAATGACGATGTAGATATCTACTGGGCGAGGGAACGGGTATTGGAAAGACTCAGTACTGTATCGCGTACGCTGCCAGCGGGTGTGACACCCCAGCTGGGGCCTGACGGCACTGGTGTGGGACATATCCTGTGGTATACCCTGGATGCACCGGAAATGGACCTCGGTGAGCAACGTGCATTACAGGACTGGTACGTGAAGTTTGCATTGCAGAATGTAGAAGGCGTGAGTGAGATCGCCTCTTTCGGCGGCTTCCAGAAACAATATCAGATCACTTTAATACCAAATAAACTACTCTATTATAAGTTGTCAGTTGCTGACGTGATCAATGCCGTAAGGACCAACAACAATGAGTCTGGCGGCAGAAAATTTGAACTGAGCGACATTGGTTACATTATCAAGACTTCCGGTTATCTGAAATCTGTTGAAGAGATAGCCAACATCGCTGTCGCAACACAGGGTGGTATTCCTGTGCGTGTGGCCGACATTGCTGCTGTCCAGATGACCGGCGAAACAAGACTCGGCATCTTTGACCAGGATGGCGAAGGCGAACGTGTAGGTGGTATTGTCGTGATGCGATACGGAGAGAATGCTGCCGCTGTTATTGATAAAGTGAAGGCAAAGATGCAGGAGGTGGCACGTGGATTCCCACAGGGTGTGAAGTTTGACATTGTCTATGACAGAGGTGAACTGATCAAGGAATCAGTAGACGCTATCCGCCATACGCTGATAGAGGAGATGATCGTGGTGTCCGTTGTCGTGATCATCTTCCTGTTTCACTGGCGTAGTGCGCTGAGCATTATTATACAGATACCTATTACGCTGGCAGCCAGTTTCATACTGTTGAACCTCTTCGGTATTTCGTCCAATATCATGTCATTGACAGGTATTGCGCTGGCTATTGGTGTGATTGTCGATAACGGGATCATCATGAGTGAGAATGCCTATAAAAATCTGTCCGAGCGCTATGCGCAATGGCAGCAACAACAGAAAAAATAA